Proteins encoded in a region of the Halothiobacillus diazotrophicus genome:
- a CDS encoding DsrE family protein — protein sequence MSYSRHCLNTDRISDEEIHAFVDDELTIEDRQRVRSAVKHNPKLTQMICDIDQVQDWVREAYQSVPQPPKRLARVRALALFPTAVAAVALLSVGALAGWFAGSMAQTDGGGHPGIVSMQQQAASAVTASSLMATAQHRNVLLRLGSDSPEKFRETLKVAEQVLKNSAHDPGFQLEVLTNSDGLNFLRSGTTPYAQQIEALMTKYPNVHFMVCGTSLEKLRESGKKPNLLPRVTVTDSAVEQVAHRIRQGWTYLSI from the coding sequence ATGAGCTACTCACGCCACTGTCTGAATACGGACCGAATCTCTGATGAGGAAATTCATGCGTTCGTCGACGACGAGTTGACGATCGAGGATCGGCAGCGGGTTCGCTCGGCCGTAAAGCACAATCCCAAGCTGACCCAGATGATCTGTGATATCGATCAGGTTCAGGACTGGGTGCGCGAAGCCTATCAATCCGTTCCACAGCCGCCGAAACGCCTCGCTCGCGTTCGGGCGCTCGCCTTGTTTCCCACGGCAGTGGCGGCAGTCGCCCTGCTCTCCGTTGGCGCCTTGGCCGGCTGGTTCGCGGGGTCCATGGCGCAAACGGATGGCGGCGGTCATCCTGGAATCGTTTCGATGCAGCAGCAGGCCGCCAGTGCCGTTACGGCTTCTTCACTAATGGCGACCGCTCAGCATCGCAACGTGCTGCTTCGTCTGGGGTCGGATTCGCCGGAGAAATTTCGCGAAACCCTCAAGGTGGCCGAACAGGTGCTGAAAAATTCGGCGCATGATCCCGGCTTTCAGTTGGAAGTGCTTACCAACTCGGACGGGCTGAATTTCCTCCGTTCCGGGACGACACCCTACGCGCAGCAGATCGAAGCGCTGATGACGAAATATCCGAATGTACACTTCATGGTGTGCGGCACCAGTCTCGAAAAGCTGCGGGAAAGCGGCAAGAAGCCGAATCTACTCCCCCGGGTAACCGTGACGGATTCGGCCGTGGAGCAGGTGGCGCATCGCATTCGTCAAGGCTGGACCTATCTGTCGATCTGA
- the aroB gene encoding 3-dehydroquinate synthase, which yields MSEDRPLANTATLNVDLGDRSYPIYIGADLLQQPDLLARHIPGEQAVVISNTTVAPLYAETLRSGLAQFKHVELVVLPDGEQYKSLDTLGTIFDALVDKQCDRQTTLIALGGGVIGDITGFAAASYQRGVPFIQIPTTLLSQVDSSVGGKTGVNHPRAKNMIGAFYQPRCVIADIRTLDTLPERELSAGLAEIIKYGLLWDTDFLDWIEANLSKLRARDETALRHAITRSCAIKADIVNQDEREGGLRALLNLGHTFGHAIEAGMGYGKWLHGEAVGAGMCMAANLSHRLEWISASDLHRVETIVAAAGLPIRSPVELPIETLRNLMNSDKKVQSGRLRLVLMHGLGAALITDKVPENLIMETLRATHAGTASELPEPLQFTDSE from the coding sequence ATGTCCGAAGACCGCCCATTGGCCAATACCGCCACACTGAACGTCGACCTGGGTGACCGAAGTTACCCGATCTACATCGGCGCGGACCTGCTTCAGCAACCTGATCTGCTGGCCCGCCACATTCCGGGCGAACAGGCCGTCGTCATCTCCAATACCACGGTCGCCCCGCTCTATGCCGAAACGCTGCGCAGCGGACTGGCCCAGTTCAAGCACGTCGAACTCGTCGTGCTGCCGGATGGGGAGCAATACAAGTCGCTGGATACGCTGGGCACGATCTTCGACGCACTCGTCGACAAGCAGTGCGACCGCCAGACCACGCTGATCGCCCTGGGCGGCGGCGTCATCGGAGACATCACCGGTTTCGCGGCCGCCAGCTACCAGCGGGGCGTGCCCTTCATCCAGATTCCGACCACCCTGCTCTCCCAGGTCGACAGCTCGGTCGGCGGCAAGACCGGCGTCAATCATCCCCGCGCCAAGAACATGATCGGCGCGTTCTACCAGCCCCGTTGCGTGATCGCCGATATCCGCACCCTCGACACCCTGCCGGAGCGCGAGCTCTCGGCGGGTCTGGCCGAAATCATCAAATACGGCCTGTTGTGGGATACCGATTTCCTCGACTGGATCGAGGCCAATCTGTCCAAACTGCGCGCGCGGGACGAAACGGCGCTGCGCCACGCCATCACCCGTTCCTGCGCCATCAAGGCGGACATCGTCAATCAGGACGAACGGGAAGGCGGTCTTCGCGCCCTGCTGAACCTCGGTCACACCTTCGGTCACGCCATCGAAGCCGGCATGGGCTATGGCAAGTGGCTGCACGGCGAAGCCGTCGGCGCCGGCATGTGCATGGCGGCCAATCTTTCCCATCGACTGGAGTGGATTTCCGCCAGCGATCTTCATCGCGTGGAGACCATCGTTGCCGCTGCCGGCCTGCCGATTCGCAGCCCGGTCGAACTGCCGATCGAAACGCTCCGTAACCTGATGAACAGCGACAAGAAGGTACAGAGCGGCCGCTTGCGGCTGGTTCTGATGCATGGACTGGGTGCCGCACTGATCACCGACAAAGTCCCGGAAAACCTCATCATGGAGACCCTGCGCGCGACCCACGCGGGCACGGCCTCCGAATTGCCCGAGCCTCTCCAATTCACCGATAGCGAATAG
- a CDS encoding DsrE family protein, with the protein MIHLSRITPIALLLAASLAATGQVHANENAEPVAQVLQEKPFAQTRVALQISDGSEEKQTLVLNVANNLLKFYGPDKVDLEIVAFGPGLRLFFKDNVNSQRIADLAEQGVRFSACDNTIAAMAKQLGHAPELNPVARIVPAGIVRMVELNKAGFFVARP; encoded by the coding sequence ATGATCCATCTCTCGCGGATTACACCAATTGCACTGCTTTTGGCCGCATCACTTGCCGCCACCGGCCAGGTTCACGCCAATGAAAACGCGGAACCGGTCGCCCAGGTTCTTCAGGAAAAACCGTTTGCCCAAACCCGCGTCGCGCTGCAGATCAGCGACGGGAGCGAGGAAAAACAGACCCTCGTCCTGAACGTTGCCAACAACCTGCTCAAGTTCTATGGCCCCGACAAGGTCGACCTGGAAATCGTCGCCTTCGGCCCTGGGCTGCGGCTCTTTTTCAAGGACAACGTCAATAGTCAGCGCATCGCCGACTTGGCCGAACAAGGGGTTCGATTCAGCGCCTGCGACAACACGATCGCCGCCATGGCCAAACAGTTGGGCCACGCCCCGGAACTGAACCCGGTCGCGCGCATCGTTCCGGCCGGCATCGTACGCATGGTCGAGCTGAACAAGGCCGGTTTTTTCGTTGCCCGCCCCTAA
- a CDS encoding SPOR domain-containing protein produces MNTAQEHAVEQANLIAQLVKYADRLIVVESASPPERHDFVELVAERLPDSVEILAMAAEAGNFPREIIPLVTEALQLSPGIESPRQLASAVHEALTAQGRMLVIIENVNAWLDTESWPELLILLRAAHELAPNHLLFLLTGEIDLTEHLRAEPELADMQSDMHQCLLLDAAFADAAPEATPEPARPATKATPHKESPKEEALIAHLKGEGEVPHFTNKPARRGFNPTLLIIAAFSVAVVSFGGFALLTRTASTDHADKSIPLQPAPSAETATPAAHSGQEPSAQIAAATPLAQPGNPLPNDGEAGKTAGADAAPTSPGGNAPHLVPVPAPQPPATSAGETVTPHLPAIDTTQKAETPAEASGQPKPAPEKPTPEKSAADKHAVEKATVAKPTRETHKHTPTRPSTKPEKVAAADNAWYHAQPKSRAALQLGAFTDTQAALGFIRKHEASTHLTGWHIFTQKPKNQVLYTVTVGDFATLNEARAAIAKLPEPLRRVKPYPRTFNAIDQVLTK; encoded by the coding sequence ATGAACACCGCTCAAGAACATGCCGTCGAACAAGCCAACCTCATTGCCCAGCTGGTGAAATATGCCGACCGGCTGATCGTGGTCGAAAGCGCCTCGCCCCCGGAGCGGCATGATTTCGTGGAACTGGTTGCCGAACGCCTGCCGGACAGCGTCGAAATCCTGGCCATGGCCGCCGAAGCCGGCAATTTCCCCCGCGAGATCATTCCACTCGTCACCGAAGCCCTGCAACTGTCGCCCGGCATCGAATCCCCCCGGCAACTGGCCTCCGCCGTTCACGAGGCGCTGACCGCGCAGGGCCGCATGCTGGTGATCATCGAAAACGTCAATGCCTGGCTCGACACCGAATCCTGGCCGGAGCTGTTGATCCTGCTTCGCGCGGCCCACGAGCTGGCGCCGAATCATCTGCTGTTCCTGCTGACAGGCGAAATCGATCTGACCGAACACCTGCGTGCCGAACCGGAACTCGCCGATATGCAGAGTGACATGCATCAATGCCTGTTGCTCGACGCGGCGTTCGCCGACGCGGCGCCGGAAGCAACGCCCGAACCGGCGCGCCCGGCGACGAAAGCGACTCCGCACAAGGAAAGCCCCAAGGAAGAAGCGTTGATCGCCCACCTCAAGGGCGAAGGCGAGGTGCCGCACTTCACGAACAAGCCGGCCCGGCGCGGCTTCAATCCGACACTGCTCATCATTGCCGCCTTCAGCGTTGCCGTGGTGAGCTTCGGCGGCTTCGCTCTGTTGACCCGGACTGCCAGCACCGATCACGCCGACAAGAGCATCCCGCTGCAACCCGCCCCATCGGCAGAAACCGCCACACCAGCGGCCCATTCCGGCCAGGAACCGTCCGCGCAGATAGCAGCAGCGACGCCGTTGGCACAGCCTGGGAACCCGTTACCCAATGACGGCGAAGCCGGGAAAACCGCGGGCGCGGATGCGGCCCCAACGTCCCCGGGCGGCAATGCGCCGCATCTCGTGCCCGTGCCGGCTCCACAGCCGCCGGCCACGAGCGCTGGGGAGACAGTCACACCGCATTTGCCCGCCATCGACACCACCCAGAAGGCGGAGACACCAGCTGAAGCATCGGGACAGCCGAAACCCGCCCCCGAAAAACCCACACCCGAAAAATCCGCGGCGGACAAACATGCCGTCGAAAAGGCGACCGTCGCGAAACCCACCCGCGAGACGCACAAGCACACCCCGACACGGCCATCGACAAAGCCGGAAAAGGTCGCTGCTGCAGACAATGCCTGGTACCACGCCCAACCGAAGAGCCGAGCCGCCCTGCAGCTTGGCGCCTTTACGGACACCCAGGCCGCCCTCGGCTTCATCCGGAAGCATGAAGCCAGCACCCACCTCACGGGCTGGCACATCTTCACCCAGAAGCCCAAGAACCAAGTTCTGTACACCGTGACCGTCGGCGATTTCGCTACCTTGAACGAAGCGCGCGCGGCTATAGCCAAGCTGCCCGAACCGCTCCGACGGGTCAAACCCTACCCACGGACCTTCAACGCGATCGATCAGGTGCTGACCAAATAA
- a CDS encoding porin, with protein sequence MQLHNTSKKFQRYLALTALCAGMAAAMPSAHAANWLMLQGTEPADNAPRAKVWGFIQPMYSKDFSDAFAGKYVPPKLIGPSLDSQSSFNILRARIGVRGTGFPLDSHINYFLLTEFGNNAITNGGKYGSYKPYLTDASITLNYIKGARVRLGLFKYPGAEEGLQGIAAFPYIGYTSVTNQMLLERFPTNGETNIAPQTVPNADMNAFSAPVGAFRDVGAQVFDAFDVGNWEHTYAVMLGNGHGVQMSDNNSSKDLYLYWSSAYLFDKSAKGPFRPSLKMFTWYQKGKRTDAYDNTKEQDRKRYGVGVSYLKKPFRVSAEYMWGQGMIFQGQQNPQRMFNNNKAAGGYIEGGYFIPNTKFELDLRYDTYKRNKGIMKGPTPEAKFNTWTAGVNYHFNKKTRFTLDYSIRKYSSVFTPVNNQLKDVKGLLALQVTAVF encoded by the coding sequence ATGCAATTGCACAACACCTCGAAGAAATTCCAACGCTATCTGGCGCTCACCGCGCTCTGTGCCGGCATGGCCGCTGCCATGCCCAGCGCCCACGCCGCCAACTGGCTGATGCTGCAAGGCACCGAACCCGCAGACAATGCACCGCGCGCCAAGGTCTGGGGTTTTATCCAACCGATGTACTCCAAGGACTTCAGTGACGCCTTCGCCGGCAAGTACGTTCCACCGAAACTGATCGGCCCGAGCCTGGACTCCCAGTCTTCGTTCAACATCCTGCGTGCCCGGATTGGGGTCCGCGGCACCGGCTTCCCGCTGGACAGCCACATCAACTACTTCCTGCTGACCGAGTTCGGCAACAACGCCATCACCAACGGCGGCAAATACGGCAGCTACAAGCCTTACCTCACCGACGCCAGCATCACCCTGAACTACATCAAGGGTGCCCGCGTCCGCCTCGGTCTGTTCAAATACCCGGGCGCCGAGGAAGGCCTGCAGGGCATTGCGGCCTTTCCCTACATCGGCTATACCAGCGTCACCAACCAGATGCTGCTGGAGCGTTTCCCGACCAACGGCGAAACCAACATCGCCCCCCAGACCGTTCCGAATGCGGATATGAATGCCTTCTCCGCACCCGTGGGCGCATTCCGCGATGTCGGCGCTCAGGTATTCGACGCCTTTGACGTCGGCAACTGGGAGCACACCTACGCCGTCATGCTCGGCAACGGTCACGGCGTGCAGATGAGCGACAACAACAGCAGTAAGGATCTGTATCTGTACTGGTCCTCCGCCTATCTGTTCGACAAGAGCGCCAAAGGCCCCTTCCGCCCCAGTTTGAAAATGTTCACCTGGTATCAGAAAGGCAAGCGCACGGATGCCTACGACAATACCAAGGAACAGGATCGCAAGCGTTACGGCGTGGGTGTCTCCTACCTGAAGAAACCGTTCCGCGTGTCCGCCGAATACATGTGGGGTCAGGGCATGATCTTCCAGGGACAACAAAACCCGCAGCGCATGTTCAACAACAACAAGGCGGCCGGTGGCTATATCGAGGGCGGTTACTTCATCCCCAACACCAAGTTCGAACTAGATCTGCGCTACGACACCTACAAGCGCAACAAGGGCATCATGAAAGGCCCGACACCCGAAGCGAAGTTCAATACCTGGACCGCGGGCGTGAACTACCACTTCAACAAGAAAACCCGGTTCACCCTCGATTATTCCATTCGCAAGTACAGTTCCGTCTTCACCCCCGTCAACAACCAGTTGAAGGACGTAAAAGGCCTGCTGGCACTGCAGGTCACGGCAGTTTTCTGA
- a CDS encoding molybdate ABC transporter substrate-binding protein: MIHRHASRNALRLGMIAGLMLGTVLSVQAASASTPEPAGKYMNSYPKSLLAVQPPWSAPLYPGTEVTVPGMENVPDIHGDINDPQLVVFFAGNQYMLVNRLMAAFSKAYPQYPRVVAFTLPPGRLITAIKRGNGILLGNMHITLKPDVLTAGHGSIMRLQNDDHWFTGTEVYARNRLAIMTQKDNPEHITGLKSLANPSIKLCMPNPAWEGIAKSSIIPALKKTGGEPLVDEVYTKKVADGTTFLTHVHHRETPIRIMSHQCDAGVVWYTEAYFHDKIAHHATDIVPIPEADNQEVSYTAGQMKDAPHPEAAKAFMSFLLSPQAQTLYHQFGFMPPK, from the coding sequence ATGATCCATCGCCATGCATCGCGCAATGCACTCAGACTCGGCATGATTGCCGGCCTGATGCTCGGCACCGTGCTTTCCGTCCAGGCCGCTTCTGCCAGCACGCCGGAACCCGCCGGCAAGTACATGAACAGCTATCCCAAGAGCCTGCTGGCGGTCCAGCCCCCATGGAGCGCCCCGTTGTACCCGGGCACCGAGGTCACCGTACCCGGCATGGAAAACGTCCCGGATATCCACGGCGACATCAACGACCCGCAACTGGTGGTGTTCTTCGCGGGCAACCAGTACATGCTGGTCAACCGCCTGATGGCGGCTTTCAGCAAGGCCTATCCGCAATATCCCCGCGTGGTGGCCTTCACCCTGCCGCCGGGCCGTCTCATCACCGCGATCAAGCGCGGTAACGGCATCCTGCTGGGCAACATGCACATCACCCTCAAGCCGGATGTACTGACTGCCGGACACGGGAGCATCATGCGACTTCAGAACGACGATCACTGGTTCACCGGCACCGAAGTCTATGCCCGGAACCGGCTGGCCATCATGACGCAGAAAGACAATCCGGAACACATCACCGGACTCAAGAGCCTGGCCAATCCGTCAATCAAGCTCTGCATGCCGAACCCCGCATGGGAGGGTATCGCCAAGAGTTCGATCATCCCGGCGCTGAAGAAAACCGGCGGCGAGCCCCTGGTCGATGAGGTCTACACGAAGAAGGTGGCGGACGGCACCACCTTCCTGACCCACGTCCACCATCGCGAAACGCCCATCCGGATCATGTCGCACCAGTGCGATGCCGGTGTCGTCTGGTATACCGAAGCCTACTTCCACGACAAGATCGCGCACCATGCCACCGACATCGTGCCGATCCCGGAGGCGGACAACCAGGAGGTCAGTTACACCGCCGGACAAATGAAGGATGCCCCGCACCCCGAAGCCGCCAAGGCGTTCATGAGCTTCCTGCTCAGTCCACAGGCCCAGACGCTTTACCACCAGTTCGGATTCATGCCGCCCAAGTAG
- a CDS encoding DsrE family protein, which yields MIQLSRITPIALLLAASLATTGLAQANEKAEPVAKVMQDKPFAQTRVALQISDGSPDKQTLILNVANNLLKFYGPDKVDIEVVAFGPGLRLLFKGNANSQRIADLAAQGVRFSACENTIKAMTKKLDHVPELNPNARIVPAGIVRMVELNKAGYFVARP from the coding sequence ATGATCCAATTGTCTCGGATAACGCCAATCGCTCTGCTATTGGCCGCATCCCTCGCCACGACAGGATTGGCCCAGGCCAATGAAAAAGCGGAACCGGTCGCCAAAGTCATGCAGGACAAGCCATTCGCGCAGACGCGCGTGGCCCTGCAGATCAGTGACGGCAGCCCCGACAAGCAGACGCTGATCCTCAACGTCGCCAACAACCTGCTGAAATTCTACGGACCGGACAAGGTGGACATCGAGGTCGTCGCGTTCGGCCCCGGACTGCGCCTCCTGTTCAAAGGCAACGCCAACAGTCAGCGCATCGCCGATCTGGCCGCGCAAGGCGTGCGCTTCAGCGCCTGTGAGAACACCATCAAGGCCATGACCAAGAAACTGGATCATGTCCCCGAACTGAACCCCAACGCGCGCATCGTCCCCGCAGGCATCGTACGCATGGTCGAGCTGAACAAGGCCGGCTATTTCGTGGCCCGCCCGTAA
- a CDS encoding porin codes for MHTHFQNKKFQKFLALSALCAGMAAAMPSAHAANWIMLQGTEPAGTAPRADVWGFIQPTYSKDFSSPYAGKYNPSKLIGPSLDSQSSFGIQRARIGVRGTGFPLDSKINYFLLTEFGDNVLTDGGAYGSYKPVLTDASVTLNYIKGARIRLGLFKYPGAEEGLQGINLFPYINYTDVTNQMLLERFPTKGEVNIAPQPTPNANMNAFSQPGGAFRDVGVQVFDAFDMGNWEHTYAIMLGNGHGVQMSDNNSSKDLYLYWSSAYLFDKNAKGAFQPSVKMFTWYQNGKRTDVWNTSQEQDRKRYGAGVTYMKMPFRATAEYMWGRGMIFQGAQNPGNGTTTAATIFNDNKAAGGYIEGGWYIPNSKWELDLRYDTYKRNIGVMSGPMPEAKFSTWTTGVNYHFNKKTRFTLNYAFRKDSAVTTAVNNQLKDVKGLLSLQVTAAF; via the coding sequence ATGCACACGCATTTCCAAAACAAGAAGTTTCAAAAATTCCTGGCACTGTCCGCGCTCTGCGCCGGCATGGCCGCTGCCATGCCCAGCGCCCACGCCGCCAACTGGATCATGTTGCAGGGCACCGAACCGGCCGGAACGGCACCCCGCGCTGATGTCTGGGGCTTTATCCAACCCACCTACTCCAAGGATTTCAGCAGCCCCTATGCCGGCAAGTACAACCCGTCGAAACTGATCGGCCCGAGTCTCGACTCGCAATCTTCCTTTGGCATTCAGCGCGCCCGAATCGGGGTACGCGGCACCGGCTTCCCCCTGGACAGCAAGATCAACTACTTCCTGCTGACCGAATTCGGCGACAACGTCCTGACCGACGGGGGCGCCTATGGCAGCTACAAGCCCGTGCTGACCGATGCCAGCGTCACGCTGAACTACATCAAGGGCGCCCGGATCCGCCTCGGTCTGTTCAAGTACCCGGGGGCCGAAGAAGGCCTGCAGGGCATCAACCTGTTCCCGTACATCAATTACACGGACGTCACCAACCAGATGCTGCTGGAGCGTTTCCCCACGAAAGGCGAGGTCAATATCGCGCCCCAGCCGACACCCAACGCCAACATGAATGCCTTCTCACAACCGGGGGGCGCCTTCCGGGACGTCGGCGTACAGGTCTTCGACGCATTCGACATGGGCAACTGGGAACACACCTATGCCATCATGCTCGGCAACGGTCACGGCGTGCAGATGAGCGACAACAACAGCAGCAAGGATCTGTATCTGTACTGGTCGTCTGCCTACCTGTTCGACAAGAACGCAAAGGGCGCCTTCCAGCCCAGCGTGAAAATGTTCACCTGGTACCAGAACGGCAAGCGCACCGACGTGTGGAACACCAGCCAGGAACAGGACCGCAAGCGCTATGGCGCCGGCGTCACCTATATGAAGATGCCGTTCCGCGCGACTGCCGAATACATGTGGGGCCGCGGGATGATCTTTCAGGGCGCGCAAAACCCGGGTAACGGCACCACCACCGCCGCAACGATCTTCAACGACAACAAAGCGGCCGGTGGCTACATCGAGGGCGGCTGGTACATTCCGAACAGCAAATGGGAACTGGACCTGCGTTACGACACCTACAAACGGAACATCGGTGTCATGAGCGGCCCGATGCCGGAAGCGAAGTTCAGCACCTGGACGACCGGCGTAAATTATCACTTCAACAAAAAGACCCGCTTCACGTTGAACTACGCCTTCCGCAAGGACAGCGCAGTCACCACGGCGGTCAACAACCAGCTCAAGGACGTAAAGGGCCTGCTCTCGCTGCAGGTGACCGCCGCGTTCTAA
- a CDS encoding RNA polymerase sigma factor, with translation MTPRGNENVSRYVTIGMNLNTDDTGWESVGISTFLFRRLSFAGRLDELRPRMYRLAFSWSKDAFLADDLVQEAMIRALQKQAQLRDDELLDRWAIRILANLWLDHVRSRPKEENIDDVMDSLCMEDNQSPDCLHCRDEMIECVRRAIMSLPEMQRIVVTLVDLEEFSYKETATILDLPVGTVMSRLSRGRQALRELLIERPQPEVRETASPGRHLRRVI, from the coding sequence ATGACGCCCCGGGGGAATGAAAACGTAAGTCGTTACGTCACAATAGGTATGAACCTAAATACAGATGACACGGGGTGGGAGTCAGTGGGCATATCAACGTTTCTGTTTCGGCGGCTTTCATTCGCCGGGCGCCTGGACGAATTACGGCCCCGGATGTACCGGTTGGCCTTTTCCTGGAGCAAGGATGCCTTCCTTGCCGACGATCTCGTTCAGGAGGCGATGATCCGGGCGCTGCAGAAGCAGGCTCAATTGCGCGATGACGAACTGCTGGATCGCTGGGCCATCCGGATTCTGGCGAATCTCTGGCTGGATCACGTGCGCAGCCGCCCGAAGGAAGAAAATATCGACGACGTCATGGATTCCCTGTGCATGGAGGATAATCAGTCCCCTGACTGTCTTCATTGCCGGGATGAAATGATCGAGTGCGTGCGACGTGCCATCATGAGCCTGCCGGAAATGCAGCGTATCGTGGTGACGCTGGTGGATCTCGAGGAGTTTTCCTACAAGGAAACGGCGACCATTCTGGATCTTCCCGTGGGGACGGTGATGAGCCGCTTGTCCCGTGGTCGACAGGCGCTTCGCGAGTTGCTGATCGAACGCCCACAACCGGAGGTGCGGGAAACCGCCTCGCCCGGGCGTCATTTGAGGAGAGTGATATGA